AAATTGGTTAGACAACTGATACCCAGAACTTGCATATCTAGTTGAAAAGCCTGCATACTTTCATGGACGGTTGACATTCCCACAGCATCAGCTTGTTTGGATCTCAGAAAGCGAATTTCAGCTGGTGTCTCATAGGATGGACCATTCAAACCTGCATAGGACCCAGTTTTCAAGGGGACAGATTCTCGTTGAGCCACTTTTTTTACCATGTCCATGAGCTTGGGAGTGAAAATGTTGTCAGGTTCTGTGTTTCCAGAATAGACCGAATGTCCCGTTTGATTCATTAGTTTCGTGATAAGCATGAGATCACCAGGGGCGTAGTCTTCACGGATACTCCCAGCGGCATTGGTCAGAATGATAGTACTGGCTCCCAGGGCATTGAGGATTTGAATGGGATAGACAACCTGATCCAGAGTATAGCCTTCATAAAAATGAACTCGCCCGGAATTCACCAGGACAGGGACGTCACTCAAGAACCCATGTACCAATTCACCAGAATGACCTTCAACGGTTGAGATGGGGAAACCGGGGATGTCAGCAAAGGGAATGCGGGATGTATTGGAAAGTGCATCCACAAAATTTCCCAGACCGGATCCCAGCACCAAGGCAATGTCCGCCCTAAATTCTCCATGTTTTCTAATTTCTTCTACTGCTTCATTTATTTTTTTGATATTCATTCGTGTACCTTGCAGAAACTTTTTATTTCAAGTCTTCGCGAGGGAGTATAACGACCGCGGCGATCTCAAGTTCGAGATTGCTTCGTCGCTCTGCTTCTCGCAATGACTGTATTTGGATTGTGGATTATTCATGAAGCGATTCATTCTACACAAATCAATTTTCACTCACAGCTGCCGTACTCAATTGACCACAGGCGGCATCAATATCATCACCCTGGCTCCAGCGAATGGTGACACCAAAACGTGCTCCTTCCAGGACTTCCAGAAAGCTCTGAATTCTTTTTTTTGAGGGTCGTAAATACCCCTCTGCGACTTCA
The window above is part of the Candidatus Neomarinimicrobiota bacterium genome. Proteins encoded here:
- a CDS encoding purine-nucleoside phosphorylase, with the protein product MNIKKINEAVEEIRKHGEFRADIALVLGSGLGNFVDALSNTSRIPFADIPGFPISTVEGHSGELVHGFLSDVPVLVNSGRVHFYEGYTLDQVVYPIQILNALGASTIILTNAAGSIREDYAPGDLMLITKLMNQTGHSVYSGNTEPDNIFTPKLMDMVKKVAQRESVPLKTGSYAGLNGPSYETPAEIRFLRSKQADAVGMSTVHESMQAFQLDMQVLGISCLTNFAAGILDQPLNHEEVMETGIRVREDFAKLLSELVQELSG